The Trueperaceae bacterium DNA segment TGGACCGTGTCGACCTCGTTCAAGGCCCCGGGGACCGAGTTCAGCCTGCCGGTGCGCTGGATCCCGGAGACTTGGCATCCGGAGAACTACCTGGAGGTGGCCCGGCTGGTCCCGCTCGGGCGCTGGTTCTTCAACTCGCTGGTGGTCGCGCTCGCCTGCACGGTGGGACAGATGCTGACCGGTTCGATGGCCGGCTACGCTTTCGCGCGGCTGCGCTTCCGCGGTCGCGACACGGCCTTCCTGCTCTTCCTGGCGACGATGATGATCCCGCCCCAGGTGACTATCATCCCGCTCTTCATAATCGTTCGCGCCCTCGGCTGGTACGACACCTACCCGGGCCTCATAGTCCCGGGCCTGTTCGGCGCCTTCAGCGTCTTCATCATGCGCCAGTTCTTCCTGACCGTACCCGGTGAACTGGAGGATGCCGCCCGGATCGACGGGGCCAACCATTGGCAGATCTACTGGCGGGTGATGCTGCCGCTATCCGGCCCGGCCCTGGCGACGTTGGGCACCTTCACCTTCATGACCTTCTGGAACTCGTTCCTCTACCCGCTCATCATCACCAGGCGGGAGGAGATGAGGACGCTTCCGGTAGGTCTTAGCGTGTTCCGCGAAACGTTCACGACCGAGTGGACCCTGCTCACCGCCGGTCTCGTGATGAGCCTGATCCCGGTGGTGATCGCCTTCCTCCTGGGGCAGAGGTACTTCGTTCGCGGGATCAACATGACTGGTCTCAAATAGGACTCCCTGGGGCGGGCAGGCACAAGGAGATCCTGCGTGCCGTACCCGCGATGGAGTGGCATCCCCGTGCGGTCGTCGTCTACCCAGCCGGATCGAGCACACCCGGCATTCCGGTCCACGCGCAACTAAAAGGTTGCGAAATGCACCGGTCTCCGCTAAAGTGCAACTCGGAGGTTGCGCATGAGCGATCGGATCGAGAAGAGCATCGAACTCGAGGCCCCAAGGTCACGGGTCTGGCGGGCCATCACCGATCATCGCGAGTTCGGCGAGTGGTTCGGGGTGAAGCTGGAGGGGCCGTTCGAGAAGGGGAAGGTAACCCGGGGCCGCGTCACCAACCCCGGCTACGAACATGTGACATGGGAGGTGTTCGTCGAAGCGATCGAGCCGGAAACGCTCTTCGCCTTCACCTGGCATCCCCATGCGATCGACACGGAGGTGGACTACTCGGAAGAGCCCCAGACGCTCGTCGAGTTCAGGCTGGAGGAGACGGCCGGCGGCACGCTGCTCCACCTCACCGAGTCGGGTTTCGACGAGATCCCGGCCAACAGGCGCCAGGCCGCTTACCGCGGCAACGAAGGCGGCTGGACGGCCCAGATGAAGAGGATCGAAAGCTACCTCGCCAGCAGGTCGTAGTCGTGCTCCAAGGCAGGGCTCATGAGCATGCCGCCGTCTTCTCGGCGATGGGCGACGAGACCCGGCTCGCACTAATCGCCCAGCTTGCGAGCGGCGAGCGGC contains these protein-coding regions:
- a CDS encoding carbohydrate ABC transporter permease; protein product: MKRNHPLATVGAHVLLLAGAFLMLIPLLWTVSTSFKAPGTEFSLPVRWIPETWHPENYLEVARLVPLGRWFFNSLVVALACTVGQMLTGSMAGYAFARLRFRGRDTAFLLFLATMMIPPQVTIIPLFIIVRALGWYDTYPGLIVPGLFGAFSVFIMRQFFLTVPGELEDAARIDGANHWQIYWRVMLPLSGPALATLGTFTFMTFWNSFLYPLIITRREEMRTLPVGLSVFRETFTTEWTLLTAGLVMSLIPVVIAFLLGQRYFVRGINMTGLK
- a CDS encoding SRPBCC family protein translates to MSDRIEKSIELEAPRSRVWRAITDHREFGEWFGVKLEGPFEKGKVTRGRVTNPGYEHVTWEVFVEAIEPETLFAFTWHPHAIDTEVDYSEEPQTLVEFRLEETAGGTLLHLTESGFDEIPANRRQAAYRGNEGGWTAQMKRIESYLASRS